The genomic region GAAGGTGACCGTATCTCTGCAGATGGTCGTGTTATTTTTGCTACAGATTTTCAGGTCAATCAATCTGCCCTAACAGATGAATCAAATCCTGTCTATAAAAATAGTGATGCTGACACAGATGCTCAAAAAACAGCTCTTGAATACGACAATATGGTCTTTGCAGGTACAACTGTTTCATTGGGTTCAGCCAAGATGATTGTCTCAGCGACTGGTATGGCAACCCAATTTGGACAAATTGCTCACTTGACAGAAAATATGGCTGATGATAAAAGCCCGCTTCAAAAAGAATTAGACCATTTGACCAAACAAATTTCAGTTATTGCAATTACTGTTGGGGTTATTTTCTTTATCGCAGCGGCACTTTTTGTTCACCAACCATTTGCAAAAGCCTTTATTTTTGCACTTGGTATGATCGTCGCCTTTATCCCAGAAGGATTGCTCCCGACAGTTACTCTTTCTTTGGCAATGGCTGTGCAACGCATGGCAAAATCAAACGCCTTGGTTAAAAAATTATCATCCGTTGAAACTTTGGGAGCAACTTCGGTTATTTGTTCGGATAAGACAGGGACATTGACCCAAAATGCCATGACGGTTAACCACCTCTGGCAAGTATCTGGTCAGTATGATGTGACAGGACTAGGCTATGCTGCTGAAGGAGATATTCGCAAAAGTGGTGGTAAGAAAGCTGCGCTTATCGAAAGTCAACCGCTTGAACACCTTATCCGCTTTGCTCACCTCTGCAGTAATGCACAAGTTTTGCCACCTAATGACAAAAATGCTTCGTACACTGTCCTTGGTGACCCAACCGAAGCTTGTCTGAATGTCTTGGCTGAAAAAGCTGGCCTAACCCTTGAAAAAGACAAGTCTTGGGGACCACGCTTGAAAGAATTGCCTTTTGATTCAGTACGCAAGCGCATGACGACTGTTAACCAAGTTGACAGCTTAGTCGATGGCAGTTCTTTGGTGTCCATCACCAAAGGTTCTCCAAAAGAAATGGTAGAGCTCTGCCATTTTTACAAAGACCAAAAAGGTATTCATGAAATGACGGCAGACGTTCAAGCGAGAATCTTAGCTGCCAATGATGATTTTGCTAAGGATGGTTTGCGGGTTTTGGCATTTGCTTATCGGACCTTGGAAAGTGAACGATTGACTCAAGAAGAACAATGGACGAAAGAAACTCTAGAACACAATATGATCTTTCTTGGCTTGATTGCTATGAGTGATCCTCCTCGGGAAGGTGTGCGTGAGGCGGTTGAAAAGTGTCACCGCGCAAGTATTCGTATTATCATGGTGACAGGTGACTACGGTTTGACAGCGCTCAGTATCGCTAAGAAAATCGGTATTGTTCGTGGTGACGATGCGCGTGTTGTGACTGGCTTAGAGTTGGAAAAGATGTCTGATGAAGCCTTAAAAGAAGCGCTCAAAGGCGAAATTGTCTTTGCGCGTGTGGCACCGGAGCAAAAATATCGAGTTGTATCAGCTCTTCAAGAATTGGGTGAAGTTGTCGCTGTGACAGGAGATGGAGTTAACGATGCTCCTGCCCTTAAAAAAGCAGATATTGGTGTCGCTATGGGGATTACAGGTACAGATGTCGCAAAAGAATCGGCAGATATGATTTTGACGGATGACCATTTTGCATCTATCGTTAAAGCGGTTGAAGAAGGGCGTGCGGTTTTCCACAATATCAAGAAATTCTTGACTTATATCTTTAACTCAAATACTCCAGAAGCCGTCCCGTCAGCATTCTTCCTATTATCACGTGGCTTTGTCCCACTTCCTTTGACTGTTATGCAAATTCTAGCTGTCGATTTGGGGACTGACATGATTCCAGCACTTGGCTTGGGAGTTGAACCACCAGAACCAGGTGTGATGAACCAACCACCTCGCAAATTGACTGAGCGTTTGCTGGATAAGAAATTGCTGATAAAAGCTTTTCTATGGTATGGTTTGATTGAATCATCTCTTGCTATGGGTGCATTCTTTATCACTTATCTACTTCATAATGGAAACTTAGCGGTGCTTGCAGGTTCAGGTCAATTGTACCAAGAAGCGACAACCATGACCTTGGGTGCTATTATCTTCTGTCAAATCGGTATGGTCATGAACAGCAGAACCTCTGACCAATCCATTCGCAAGTTGCAATTATTTGGTAATCCTTTGATTAATATCGGTTTAGTTGTTGAATTGATTATTTTTGTGACTCTGGTATATTTGCCTGTTTTTCATGATTTGTTCAACACAGCAAGTCTTGGTGTTTGGCACTGGCTTTACCTTATGCTCTGCCCATTCGTCATCGTAGGACTTGAAGAATGGCGTAAGAGACTTATGCGAAAGTAAGCTTATTTGGGGTGTCTGTCTTTTCCTTGACACTTTCTGAAAATCTCTGTAAAATTCAAGAGAGTTAGGGGAGAATAATGGCGACAATTAATGACTATTTAGATCACAACAAAAATCGTTCTTTTGAAGATTTTGCCTTTAATGAAGCAGATATTCTATGCTTGAATGAGCTTGGTTATTTCTGTTTTGAGGAGTTAGATGCATCGATTGATTTTTCAAAAGAAGTGAATCTTCACGAGGTCTTAATGCCTTACGTAACAGGTGAAAAACTCTTTAATCATAGTTTTTTAGTGACTGAAGAGCGTGTTAAGCTTTTGCAGAAAGTTGTGGCTTCAAAACGTTTTGTAAATTTGAATTTGTCTGATTATGTCAATGACGTTGATGCGGAATACGAAAGACAGTTTTCAGCTATGGTCTTTACTTTACCTGAAATTAATCATCATCAGCTGGTTTTTCGCGGGACAGATGATACCATGATTGGCTGGAAAGAGGATTTTAAACTGACCTATGTTCAAGAAATTCCTGCTCATCGTGCGGCTGTGGCTTATCTTGAAGCTTACCTTGAAAAATACGCTGGTAAGGTGACCGTTAGCGGGCATTCTAAAGGTGGAAATTTGGCCCTTTATGCCGTAGCCCATGTTAATGACCTGCTTCGTGAACAAATCGAAAAAGTCTATATGCTTGATGCACCCGGTTTGCAAGAAAAAGGCCTTGAAAGTGATAGCTATAAGGCGATTCGCGGGCGCGTGACGGTGATTCGACCAGAAGAGTCTATCGTTGGCATTATGCTCTACAACGACATTGACCCGATTGTAGTTAAGAGTAATGCTTCAGGCATCATGCAGCATGCCGTTACGTCGTGGCAATTTAATGAAGAAACAGGTGAGCTAATCTTAGCTGAGCGCCAAACTGATTTAAGCCAAAATCTTGAGAAGACTTTCAAGCAATGGATGAAGGAATTGTCTAGTCAAGAATTGAAAATACTTTTTGACATTCTCTTTGATACCTTGATGTCAAGCGGCATTCATAGCATCAATGACGTCACAATCGACCGAGAATTTGGTGCCAAATTAGCTACAAGCATTGCTTCCTTTTATTCTATCGGAACAGAGAAAAAGCTCTTGCTAGCTAAATCAGCTAAATTATTTTTGCAAGCTTTTGTTGGACACAGTCGCTT from Streptococcus lutetiensis harbors:
- a CDS encoding cation-translocating P-type ATPase is translated as MSNRTNEKTVQLDLGTYAANDVYKAAATQSSGLSHKQVKERQKQYGPNRLKEVEKEPVIVTFIRNFTSLMAILLWVGGAVAILSHSVELGLAIWFVNIINGVFSFVQEYRASQATEALKKMLPSYARVIREGQEEKVLAEELVPGDLVLIEEGDRISADGRVIFATDFQVNQSALTDESNPVYKNSDADTDAQKTALEYDNMVFAGTTVSLGSAKMIVSATGMATQFGQIAHLTENMADDKSPLQKELDHLTKQISVIAITVGVIFFIAAALFVHQPFAKAFIFALGMIVAFIPEGLLPTVTLSLAMAVQRMAKSNALVKKLSSVETLGATSVICSDKTGTLTQNAMTVNHLWQVSGQYDVTGLGYAAEGDIRKSGGKKAALIESQPLEHLIRFAHLCSNAQVLPPNDKNASYTVLGDPTEACLNVLAEKAGLTLEKDKSWGPRLKELPFDSVRKRMTTVNQVDSLVDGSSLVSITKGSPKEMVELCHFYKDQKGIHEMTADVQARILAANDDFAKDGLRVLAFAYRTLESERLTQEEQWTKETLEHNMIFLGLIAMSDPPREGVREAVEKCHRASIRIIMVTGDYGLTALSIAKKIGIVRGDDARVVTGLELEKMSDEALKEALKGEIVFARVAPEQKYRVVSALQELGEVVAVTGDGVNDAPALKKADIGVAMGITGTDVAKESADMILTDDHFASIVKAVEEGRAVFHNIKKFLTYIFNSNTPEAVPSAFFLLSRGFVPLPLTVMQILAVDLGTDMIPALGLGVEPPEPGVMNQPPRKLTERLLDKKLLIKAFLWYGLIESSLAMGAFFITYLLHNGNLAVLAGSGQLYQEATTMTLGAIIFCQIGMVMNSRTSDQSIRKLQLFGNPLINIGLVVELIIFVTLVYLPVFHDLFNTASLGVWHWLYLMLCPFVIVGLEEWRKRLMRK
- a CDS encoding Mbeg1-like protein, whose protein sequence is MATINDYLDHNKNRSFEDFAFNEADILCLNELGYFCFEELDASIDFSKEVNLHEVLMPYVTGEKLFNHSFLVTEERVKLLQKVVASKRFVNLNLSDYVNDVDAEYERQFSAMVFTLPEINHHQLVFRGTDDTMIGWKEDFKLTYVQEIPAHRAAVAYLEAYLEKYAGKVTVSGHSKGGNLALYAVAHVNDLLREQIEKVYMLDAPGLQEKGLESDSYKAIRGRVTVIRPEESIVGIMLYNDIDPIVVKSNASGIMQHAVTSWQFNEETGELILAERQTDLSQNLEKTFKQWMKELSSQELKILFDILFDTLMSSGIHSINDVTIDREFGAKLATSIASFYSIGTEKKLLLAKSAKLFLQAFVGHSRLGNFSRDKINLSLPDFNSLLSRLDKKK